CCCGGAAACCGGACAGAAACGGATCGTGCTGTTGTCGGACGGCAACGAGAACATTGGTGACGCCTTGAGGGCGGTCCTGACCGCCGAGCCGCTCGGCGTGAGCCTCGACGCCGTTCCGCTTGGGGTCTCGCGGGGCAGTGATGTTTCGGTGCAAAAACTGTCCATGCCCAACCAGCTCAAGAAAGGACAAAGTTTCGAGGTGAAGATTTTCGCTCAGGCGGACAAAGCCCAAACCGCAACCGTGCGCCTTTATCGAAGCGACCAGCTTCTGGGCGAGCAAAAGGTGGAATTGGCCGCGGGCAAAAATCTTTTCACCTTCCCGCAGACGCTCACCGAGCCGGGGTTCTACAGCTATGACGTGGCCTTGGAGGCACAAACCGATCTGGTCGCGCAGAACAACCGGGCGACCAGTTTCACGACCGTGCGCGGCGATCCCACCGTGCTGGTGATTTCAGCCGACCCGGCCGCTGACGCGCCTTTGGCGGACGCGCTTCGTTCGGTGCAAGTGCAGACCAGGCTCGCCGACGTGGGCGGCTTTCCGGCCTCGCTGGCCGAGATGCAAAACTACGACGCGATTTTCATCAGCAACATCGCCGCCGGCGACCTGGGCCGGGATCGCATGAAGTTGCTCGAAAGCGCGGTGCGGGATTTCGGCGTGGGTCTGGTCTGTGTGGGCGGCGACCAATCCTACGCGGCGGGCGGCTATCGCGAAACGCCGCTGGAAACGACGCTGCCCGTCGAGATGGAACTGAGCAGCAAGAAGGTTCTGCCGAGCGGCGCTCTGGTTTTGATCATGCACGGCATGGAGTTCAACAACGGCAACCAGGTCGCGCGCGACACCGCCATCGCCGCGCTGGACGCGCTGGGGCCCAACGACGAGATGGGCGTCGTGCTGTGGGACGGCACGGAGCGCTGGCTGTTTCCGCTCACCAAGGTGGGCGACAAAAAGGACCTGGGCCGCCAGCTCGCCGGGATGAACCAGGGCGATCTGCCCTCGTTCCAAAGGGTAATGGAGATGGGTTACGAGGGTTTGAAGAAATCGACCGCCAACCTCAAGCACATGATCGTGTTCAGCGACGGCGATCCGGGCGCGCCTTCGGCCGCTTTGATGAAGAGCATGGTCGATGACAAAATTACCGTGAGCACCGTTTTGATCGCGGGCCACGCTGGCCCGGACACTATGATCAAGATTGCCGGAGACGGCGGCGGGCGATTCTACAACGTGACGTCGCCGGCGGAGCTTCCCCAGATTTTCATCAAGGAAGCGGCGGTCATTTTGAAGTCGGCGATTTTCGAGGAACCGTTCATCCCGCAAGTTGCCGCGCGCAGCGAAGTCATTCGAGGCATCGCGAGCCAGGAATATCCGACCTTGCGCGGCTACGTCGCCACTACGGCCAAGCCGCGCGCCGAAGTGCCGCTGGTGTCGGAGAAAGGCGATCCGATCCTGGCGCACTGGCAATATGGATTGGGGCGGGCCGTGGCGTTCACTTCCGACGCAAAAGCCAAATGGGCGAGCGACTGGCTGACGTGGGAAAAGTACCGGCAGTTCTGGACGCAGGTCGCGCAATGGAGTTTGCGCCGGGTGGAGAACGCTGATTTCACGACGGATGTCTCGATCGAAAAAGGCGAAGGCCACCTCAGCGTAG
The sequence above is drawn from the Verrucomicrobiota bacterium genome and encodes:
- a CDS encoding VWA domain-containing protein; amino-acid sequence: MSFQFTNPWWLVLAPVCLTWVGWLAWKTDVQISPWRRWTAFSLRVLMVLLVVLAMAGLQWKRPLEGMNVYFVLDRSDSVPSAQQEAAREFVKKAAAEKKPVDQVGVIVFGADASIEFSVNPRIDLEKIHAVVGTERTDLASAVRLATAAFPETGQKRIVLLSDGNENIGDALRAVLTAEPLGVSLDAVPLGVSRGSDVSVQKLSMPNQLKKGQSFEVKIFAQADKAQTATVRLYRSDQLLGEQKVELAAGKNLFTFPQTLTEPGFYSYDVALEAQTDLVAQNNRATSFTTVRGDPTVLVISADPAADAPLADALRSVQVQTRLADVGGFPASLAEMQNYDAIFISNIAAGDLGRDRMKLLESAVRDFGVGLVCVGGDQSYAAGGYRETPLETTLPVEMELSSKKVLPSGALVLIMHGMEFNNGNQVARDTAIAALDALGPNDEMGVVLWDGTERWLFPLTKVGDKKDLGRQLAGMNQGDLPSFQRVMEMGYEGLKKSTANLKHMIVFSDGDPGAPSAALMKSMVDDKITVSTVLIAGHAGPDTMIKIAGDGGGRFYNVTSPAELPQIFIKEAAVILKSAIFEEPFIPQVAARSEVIRGIASQEYPTLRGYVATTAKPRAEVPLVSEKGDPILAHWQYGLGRAVAFTSDAKAKWASDWLTWEKYRQFWTQVAQWSLRRVENADFTTDVSIEKGEGHLSVEALDPQGNFRNFLNLQAIAVSPKGERQTIQLEQTGPGHYEAKFPIREVGTYLIRLMEMKDGQIQGSQVVGASVNYSPEFNATEPNVNLLRRLSETGHGKLLDPEIAADNPYLRDRQKTFQPRDLWEWLLRLAIILFPLDVGIRRIQLDREEWLKATQNLRRLLLFWRPAARPASADESLAALLARREQVRSTQTAPAVEPSPDLFRPERPVEVPFPGSAFSPKPEPETVTAITPAKSADAPEAASTTSRLLDAKRKAQQRLK